One SAR86 cluster bacterium genomic window carries:
- the fis gene encoding DNA-binding transcriptional regulator Fis produces MSSKFNTDKRSLRGEVKRAIKRYYRNLDGESPIELYDLTLSQIEPPLLEVVMKKCRGNQSEASKILGLNRGTLRKKLAKYGLL; encoded by the coding sequence ATGTCCAGCAAGTTTAACACTGACAAAAGAAGTTTAAGAGGTGAAGTTAAAAGGGCCATAAAAAGATACTACCGAAATCTTGATGGAGAAAGCCCAATAGAACTTTACGATTTAACTCTAAGCCAGATTGAGCCGCCACTTCTAGAGGTGGTTATGAAGAAGTGTAGAGGCAATCAATCAGAAGCTAGTAAAATTTTAGGTCTTAATAGAGGTACTCTAAGAAAAAAACTTGCCAAATACGGTTTGTTGTAG
- a CDS encoding NAD(P)-dependent oxidoreductase has translation MSLKDKVIFMTGGSRGIGLSIALKAAADGAKIAIAAKTADPHPKLPGTIFTAVEEIEAAGGHGLPIQCDIRDEHNVHESVKKAVDHFGGIDICINNASAISLTPTLDTDMKRYDLMHNINGRGTFLTSKACIPHLLKSDNPHILNISPPLDMNPMWFQGHVAYTMAKYNMSLCVLGMAAEYKGQIGVNALWPRTAIKTAAVKNVLGGDEMMKKSRDPQIMADAAHIILNKDKDKFSGNFVLDDSLLAEHGETDFSKYADYPFAELIPDFFVPEDAYPVPQVVKDS, from the coding sequence ATGAGTTTGAAAGATAAAGTGATTTTTATGACAGGCGGAAGTCGAGGCATAGGTCTGTCTATCGCATTAAAAGCAGCAGCCGATGGAGCGAAAATTGCGATTGCGGCAAAAACAGCTGATCCACATCCTAAACTACCTGGAACAATATTTACTGCAGTCGAAGAAATTGAAGCAGCAGGAGGGCATGGACTACCGATTCAATGTGATATCAGAGATGAGCATAATGTACATGAATCAGTAAAGAAAGCTGTAGATCATTTTGGTGGAATAGATATCTGCATTAATAACGCATCTGCAATAAGCCTTACACCTACGTTAGATACTGATATGAAAAGATACGACTTAATGCATAACATTAATGGTAGAGGTACATTCCTCACAAGTAAGGCATGCATACCACACCTTTTAAAATCAGATAATCCACACATTTTGAATATTTCACCGCCTTTAGATATGAATCCAATGTGGTTCCAGGGTCATGTTGCCTACACAATGGCTAAATATAATATGAGTCTATGTGTTTTAGGAATGGCAGCTGAATATAAAGGACAAATTGGAGTAAATGCTCTTTGGCCAAGAACAGCTATTAAGACAGCAGCAGTAAAAAATGTTTTAGGTGGAGATGAAATGATGAAAAAGTCTAGGGACCCACAGATAATGGCTGATGCTGCACATATAATTCTAAATAAAGACAAAGATAAATTTTCTGGCAATTTTGTTTTAGATGATTCTTTACTAGCAGAACATGGTGAAACAGACTTTAGTAAATATGCTGATTATCCATTCGCAGAGCTTATACCAGATTTTTTCGTACCCGAAGATGCTTATCCAGTTCCTCAGGTAGTAAAAGATAGTTGA
- a CDS encoding nucleotidyltransferase family protein produces MKAMILAAGFGKRLGRLTQNIPKPLIQVKGKALIDYHLEKLIKSGFETVVINLHYLGEQIEEHITSNFSGKIKIIFSHEKEILGTCGGISNAINHFGNDDFLVLNADIFSDIDYVYFKKFKAPTIFAVKNDKNGDFSIENEKVIVHGEKNFTWTGFSIINSSFFQGMETKYSHYWEDLMMHLAAEGKVVADIPNINWYDVGIKDTLDFLNSE; encoded by the coding sequence ATGAAAGCAATGATTCTCGCTGCAGGCTTTGGTAAAAGACTTGGACGTTTAACACAAAATATACCTAAACCTCTTATTCAAGTGAAAGGAAAAGCTTTGATTGACTATCATTTAGAAAAACTTATCAAATCAGGTTTTGAGACGGTGGTAATAAACCTTCACTATCTAGGCGAACAAATAGAAGAACATATAACTTCTAATTTCTCTGGAAAAATAAAAATTATATTTAGTCATGAGAAAGAAATTTTAGGCACTTGTGGTGGTATTTCAAATGCAATCAATCATTTTGGAAATGATGACTTCCTAGTATTAAATGCTGATATTTTTAGTGACATTGATTATGTGTATTTTAAAAAATTTAAAGCGCCAACAATTTTTGCAGTTAAGAATGATAAAAATGGAGATTTTTCAATTGAAAATGAAAAAGTTATTGTTCATGGTGAAAAGAATTTCACTTGGACAGGATTTAGCATAATCAATTCCTCTTTTTTTCAAGGAATGGAAACAAAATACTCACACTATTGGGAAGACTTAATGATGCATCTAGCCGCGGAGGGGAAAGTCGTTGCAGATATTCCAAATATAAATTGGTATGATGTTGGTATTAAGGATACCCTTGATTTTTTAAACAGTGAATAA
- the purD gene encoding phosphoribosylamine--glycine ligase, producing MNVLVVGQGGREHALAWKLSKSKQVSKIFVAPGNGGTANEAKCFNKSINVNNFSALEELVNSEKIELIVVGPEDPLVNGINDYFKDSGVKVFGPTKEGAQLEGSKIFSKKFMFENNIPTGAANFFSESKLAKNYLQTVEFPIVLKADGLAAGKGVLVAKELGEAMQWIEDVMEKNKFGDAGNEVLIEECLFGTELSYMGIMTPKGFYPFETSVDYKPLLDGNSGPNTGGMGCMSPSPFMNSELLKNINEQVVEPTAHGLRKAKIDFYGFMYFGLMVKDNQPKVLEYNCRLGDPETQCLMLQLESDILEVLLDALSDNLENISWSKESSMGVVIASGGYPESYKKDQHIEILDLNEVKLFHAGTKKENGELLTSGGRVFSLNAKAPDLEACKKTIYTNIKNIKFNNMVYRKDIGDIYES from the coding sequence ATGAATGTTTTAGTTGTAGGTCAAGGTGGTAGAGAACATGCATTGGCATGGAAATTATCTAAATCCAAACAAGTTAGCAAAATTTTTGTTGCTCCTGGAAATGGTGGAACAGCTAATGAAGCAAAATGCTTTAACAAAAGCATAAACGTAAATAATTTTTCTGCATTAGAAGAACTTGTTAATAGTGAAAAAATTGAATTAATAGTAGTAGGACCTGAAGATCCACTTGTAAACGGCATCAATGACTATTTCAAAGATTCAGGAGTAAAAGTATTTGGCCCCACAAAAGAGGGCGCCCAGCTTGAGGGTTCAAAAATATTTTCAAAAAAATTTATGTTTGAAAATAATATTCCTACGGGTGCTGCTAATTTCTTTTCTGAATCAAAATTAGCCAAAAATTATCTTCAGACAGTCGAATTTCCAATTGTTCTTAAAGCTGATGGCCTTGCTGCAGGTAAAGGAGTTTTAGTTGCAAAAGAATTAGGTGAGGCAATGCAATGGATTGAAGATGTTATGGAAAAAAATAAGTTTGGTGATGCTGGTAATGAAGTGTTAATCGAAGAGTGTTTGTTTGGTACAGAGCTAAGCTATATGGGAATAATGACACCTAAAGGATTTTACCCTTTTGAAACAAGTGTAGATTACAAACCACTTTTAGATGGTAATAGTGGGCCAAATACTGGTGGAATGGGTTGTATGAGTCCATCGCCATTTATGAATAGTGAGCTTTTAAAAAATATAAATGAACAAGTTGTTGAACCGACTGCACATGGATTGAGAAAGGCGAAAATAGATTTTTATGGTTTTATGTATTTTGGCCTCATGGTTAAGGATAATCAGCCTAAAGTTCTTGAATATAATTGTAGATTGGGTGACCCAGAAACACAGTGTTTAATGCTTCAATTAGAATCTGACATACTTGAAGTACTATTGGATGCACTTTCAGATAATCTGGAAAATATTTCATGGAGCAAAGAAAGCTCAATGGGTGTCGTAATTGCATCAGGTGGATATCCTGAAAGCTATAAAAAAGATCAGCATATAGAAATTTTAGATTTGAATGAAGTGAAACTTTTTCATGCAGGTACAAAAAAAGAGAATGGAGAACTGCTCACGAGTGGTGGAAGAGTTTTTAGCCTCAATGCAAAAGCTCCAGACTTAGAAGCTTGTAAAAAAACTATTTATACAAACATAAAGAATATAAAATTTAATAATATGGTTTATAGAAAAGATATAGGTGATATTTATGAGTCTTGA
- the purH gene encoding bifunctional phosphoribosylaminoimidazolecarboxamide formyltransferase/IMP cyclohydrolase: MKIKTALISVYDKSGILELAQKLFDNNIEIISSGGTSKYLKENNIKVTEVEDYTGFSEIFDGRVKTLHPKIHAGILARGEKDSEELKKMGAKKIDLVVVNLYPFKEEVRKGSSNDEIIEKIDIGGPAMLRAAAKNYKYTVAVGDPTDYSEISLDGMSELQSRKLASNIFNKTNLYDSDVASWLKDTKEINLRYGENPHQTAKLKVETTSPIDFLNPLQGKQISYNNVADAMAAWNCVNEFEKPSVCIVKHTNPCGVASDKDLENAYKKAFSTDPTSAFGGVIALNQKVNSKVISSIMANQFVEVLIAPDFDQEAINLLKKKENIRVLKGDKFKHLTESYKYNSGVYLEQTDDNLNFEKIKLESNTKAKPDSNDINDLLFAMKVAKHVKSNAIVIAKNEMTLGIGAGQMSRVISTKIAFMKAKEEKLDVKNCVLASDAFFPFRDNIDIAANEGVKHIIQPGGSVKDDEVIAAADEHGISMTMTGYRHFKH; encoded by the coding sequence ATAAAAATAAAGACAGCTCTAATAAGTGTTTATGATAAAAGTGGAATACTTGAGCTTGCTCAAAAACTCTTTGATAACAATATAGAAATAATCTCCTCTGGAGGTACATCAAAATATCTTAAAGAAAATAATATTAAAGTAACTGAGGTTGAAGATTACACAGGTTTTTCTGAAATATTTGATGGGAGAGTAAAAACTCTACATCCTAAAATTCATGCTGGTATTTTAGCAAGAGGTGAGAAAGACTCTGAAGAATTAAAGAAAATGGGTGCTAAGAAAATAGATCTTGTTGTTGTAAATCTTTATCCCTTTAAAGAAGAGGTACGAAAGGGTTCATCCAATGATGAAATAATAGAAAAAATTGATATAGGTGGTCCAGCAATGTTGAGAGCTGCCGCCAAAAACTATAAATATACTGTTGCAGTAGGAGACCCAACTGATTACAGTGAAATTAGCCTAGATGGAATGAGTGAGTTGCAATCAAGGAAGCTAGCATCAAATATTTTTAATAAAACAAATCTTTATGACTCAGATGTTGCAAGTTGGTTAAAAGATACCAAAGAAATAAATTTAAGATATGGCGAAAATCCACATCAAACTGCAAAACTAAAGGTCGAAACTACTTCACCAATCGACTTTTTAAACCCACTTCAAGGAAAACAAATTTCTTACAATAATGTGGCGGATGCAATGGCAGCATGGAATTGTGTAAATGAATTTGAAAAACCTTCAGTATGTATTGTTAAACATACAAATCCATGTGGTGTAGCATCAGATAAGGACTTAGAGAATGCCTATAAAAAGGCTTTTTCAACAGATCCTACTTCGGCATTTGGAGGAGTAATTGCGTTAAACCAAAAGGTAAATAGTAAAGTAATATCATCAATCATGGCTAATCAATTTGTAGAAGTACTAATTGCCCCAGATTTTGATCAAGAAGCAATTAATCTTCTTAAAAAGAAAGAGAATATAAGAGTGTTAAAGGGCGATAAATTTAAACATTTAACCGAAAGCTACAAGTACAATTCAGGAGTTTATTTAGAGCAAACCGATGACAATCTTAATTTTGAGAAAATTAAATTAGAGTCAAATACAAAAGCAAAACCCGATAGTAATGATATCAATGATTTATTATTCGCAATGAAAGTTGCTAAACATGTAAAATCCAACGCTATTGTAATTGCTAAAAACGAGATGACTTTAGGTATTGGCGCAGGTCAAATGAGTAGAGTAATCAGTACCAAAATTGCATTTATGAAAGCTAAGGAAGAGAAACTCGATGTGAAGAATTGCGTTTTAGCTTCTGATGCATTTTTTCCTTTTAGGGATAATATTGATATAGCTGCAAATGAAGGAGTAAAACATATCATTCAGCCTGGCGGTTCGGTAAAAGATGATGAAGTAATTGCAGCAGCTGATGAACATGGTATTTCAATGACTATGACAGGCTATAGGCACTTTAAGCATTAG
- the pdxA gene encoding 4-hydroxythreonine-4-phosphate dehydrogenase PdxA produces MINKKIIVSLGDPAGIGPEIFLKALSKINSKEIFERIIVVSSLSVLDFVNSQLKFGFRFNELFNIKDVKPNKINFINVQNCPNYKVGKSDENNADYVIDCINIASDLAFENRFNLVTGPINKSVISSKIKNFQGHTEYLKNKFSCNDVLMLLANDQLKIGLATTHIPLNEVSNTVTEKLLMNKITLLEKGLRELFNIQNPLMGILGLNPHAGERGEYGQEDKNIVQPTVRKLSNKFNLIGPLPADTAFVSSKCDGYLSMYHDQALPVIKTLDFHGTVNITIGLPFMRVSVDHGTAEDIASDFKADPSSMIKSIKIALNENKA; encoded by the coding sequence TTGATAAATAAAAAAATTATCGTTTCTTTAGGTGATCCTGCGGGCATTGGACCTGAAATTTTTTTAAAGGCTTTATCTAAAATAAATTCAAAAGAAATTTTTGAAAGAATTATTGTTGTAAGTTCATTAAGTGTCTTAGATTTTGTAAATAGCCAGCTCAAGTTTGGTTTTAGATTCAATGAGCTATTTAATATCAAAGATGTTAAACCGAATAAGATTAATTTTATTAATGTTCAGAATTGCCCAAACTACAAAGTAGGAAAATCAGATGAAAATAATGCAGATTATGTTATCGACTGCATTAATATTGCATCAGATTTGGCATTTGAAAATAGATTCAATCTTGTTACAGGTCCTATTAATAAAAGTGTTATTTCTTCAAAAATTAAAAATTTTCAGGGGCATACTGAATACTTAAAGAATAAATTTTCTTGTAATGATGTTTTGATGTTGTTAGCGAACGATCAGCTAAAAATTGGTCTTGCAACTACCCACATACCTCTTAATGAAGTTTCAAATACTGTTACTGAAAAACTATTAATGAATAAAATAACCCTTTTAGAAAAAGGATTAAGAGAACTTTTTAATATACAAAATCCTTTGATGGGTATTTTAGGATTAAATCCACATGCAGGTGAAAGGGGCGAATATGGTCAAGAAGATAAAAATATTGTTCAGCCTACCGTACGCAAGCTAAGTAATAAATTTAATCTGATCGGACCATTGCCTGCGGATACCGCTTTTGTTTCATCAAAATGTGATGGATATCTTTCTATGTATCATGATCAAGCTTTGCCAGTAATTAAAACACTAGATTTTCATGGCACTGTAAATATTACTATTGGACTACCTTTTATGCGTGTCTCTGTTGATCACGGGACAGCTGAAGATATAGCATCAGATTTTAAAGCAGACCCTAGCAGCATGATAAAATCGATAAAAATTGCTTTGAATGAAAATAAAGCCTAA
- a CDS encoding peptidylprolyl isomerase → MDYLIKLIFVLSLSASAYSQTVDRIAVIVNDGVVLESDIQLKIKNFKKEAAISGVRVPSEKDLRDEIIEALIIEELQLQIADKAGIKISDEELNVTVKRVAQQNELTIEEFIQSIEDEGDSYELVRDEIKRSLKINRVQQGRVQNRISITQEELVNFLNTEEAKTQLGPELNVRQILIRTNSQKNIDDVYSEVVESINDGKNFIELSENFSEDQNKGDLGWRKITGFPELFQSALENLKIGEVSDVIKSGAGSHILYLNDKRGPAVSFEKEWEVRHILLIPNRVRPDDESEELMVSIRERLLSGEGFDQLAAEFSDDPGSKQEGGRLGWAGEGKYTEAFEEVMMRSNLNEVSLPFRSDFGWHILEVTGTRIEDKTNERIADQAFNYLYSRKFEEELESDLQELRAEAFIEIKDY, encoded by the coding sequence ATGGATTATTTAATTAAATTAATTTTTGTACTTTCACTATCTGCTAGTGCTTATAGTCAGACGGTTGATAGGATTGCAGTGATTGTTAATGATGGCGTTGTTCTTGAGTCAGATATACAACTTAAAATTAAAAATTTTAAGAAAGAAGCTGCTATTTCAGGAGTGAGGGTTCCTTCTGAAAAAGATTTAAGAGATGAAATAATCGAAGCTCTGATAATTGAGGAACTTCAGCTGCAGATAGCTGATAAAGCAGGTATAAAAATTAGTGATGAAGAACTTAATGTTACTGTTAAAAGAGTTGCTCAGCAAAATGAGTTAACAATTGAAGAGTTTATCCAATCAATTGAAGATGAAGGCGATTCCTATGAACTTGTTAGAGATGAAATCAAAAGATCATTAAAAATTAATAGAGTACAACAAGGAAGAGTTCAAAATAGAATATCTATAACTCAAGAAGAATTAGTAAATTTTCTTAATACAGAAGAAGCTAAAACACAGTTAGGGCCAGAACTAAATGTTAGACAAATTCTAATAAGAACAAATTCTCAGAAAAATATTGATGATGTGTATAGTGAAGTTGTTGAGTCTATTAATGATGGAAAAAATTTCATAGAGCTATCAGAAAATTTTTCAGAAGATCAGAATAAGGGAGATTTAGGTTGGAGAAAAATAACTGGTTTCCCAGAATTATTTCAGAGTGCACTTGAAAATCTTAAGATTGGAGAAGTTTCAGACGTAATAAAAAGTGGTGCAGGCTCACATATTCTTTATCTAAATGACAAGAGAGGTCCAGCAGTTTCCTTTGAAAAAGAGTGGGAAGTTAGACATATACTCCTCATTCCTAACAGAGTAAGACCAGATGACGAATCTGAGGAATTAATGGTTTCCATAAGAGAAAGATTACTATCTGGTGAAGGTTTTGATCAATTGGCTGCAGAGTTTAGCGATGATCCCGGCTCAAAACAAGAAGGCGGAAGGCTTGGCTGGGCAGGTGAAGGAAAGTACACAGAGGCCTTTGAAGAAGTAATGATGAGATCTAATCTCAATGAAGTTTCTCTTCCTTTTCGCTCCGACTTTGGATGGCATATTTTGGAAGTTACCGGTACAAGAATTGAAGACAAGACAAATGAAAGAATTGCAGATCAAGCATTTAATTATCTTTACAGTAGAAAATTTGAGGAAGAACTTGAATCTGATCTACAAGAACTTCGAGCTGAAGCGTTCATAGAAATAAAGGACTATTGA
- a CDS encoding phosphotransferase yields MKKDLKEAISWLEKILGNHSFQISPLRQEASERSYFRITLKNDSYVLMNNFGSKENAANFIKIQKILKDEKVNVPDIFGFSDELDYLLLEDLGDITLDEYDELSEEDFLNIASVELEKIRSIPNFSIEENISPEIHHSQTEEFLNFFYDKKIDISSEEKLLIEELRNSISSKLAEQAIVPTHFDYERRNMIFYNDKIHIIDFQDLKSGPISIDAASLIFEHKFNYSEELVNRFSKRLIGDDLQTEIYVALAHRSMRIIGTFNRYFKEGKLLNRQKDISLFVDRLLLALRYLNEKDTLKVVEKLI; encoded by the coding sequence TTGAAAAAAGACTTAAAAGAAGCAATCAGTTGGTTAGAAAAAATTCTAGGCAACCATTCATTTCAGATTAGCCCACTAAGACAAGAAGCAAGTGAGAGAAGTTATTTCAGAATAACTTTAAAAAACGATAGCTATGTTTTAATGAATAATTTCGGCTCCAAAGAAAACGCAGCGAATTTTATTAAAATACAAAAAATATTAAAAGATGAAAAAGTAAATGTTCCAGATATTTTTGGTTTTTCAGATGAATTGGATTACTTACTTCTTGAAGATTTAGGCGACATTACACTCGATGAATATGATGAATTATCTGAGGAAGATTTTTTGAATATTGCTTCAGTTGAATTAGAAAAAATACGATCAATTCCAAACTTCTCTATTGAGGAAAATATATCACCTGAAATACATCATTCTCAGACTGAGGAATTCTTAAATTTTTTTTACGATAAAAAAATAGACATATCTTCAGAAGAAAAATTATTAATTGAAGAATTAAGAAATTCAATTTCATCAAAGCTAGCAGAACAAGCCATTGTGCCAACTCATTTTGATTATGAAAGAAGGAACATGATTTTTTATAACGACAAAATTCATATCATTGATTTCCAAGATCTTAAATCTGGTCCGATAAGCATCGATGCTGCGTCTTTAATTTTTGAACATAAATTTAATTATTCTGAAGAATTAGTAAACAGATTTTCTAAGAGATTAATTGGTGACGATTTACAAACAGAAATTTATGTTGCGCTTGCTCATCGTTCAATGAGGATCATTGGAACATTTAACAGATACTTCAAAGAGGGTAAGCTTTTGAATCGTCAAAAAGATATAAGCCTCTTTGTCGACAGGCTTTTATTAGCTTTAAGATACTTAAATGAAAAAGATACGTTAAAGGTTGTTGAGAAATTAATATGA
- the rpe gene encoding ribulose-phosphate 3-epimerase: MNKVIAPSILSADFARLGDEVNAVLDSGADWIHFDVMDNHYVPNLTIGPMVCKSLRDFGIKDFIDVHLMVEPVDDLVKKFAKAGADLISFHPEASNHVDRTLGKIKDAGCQSGLVLNPASPLSLIEDLLEEVDLILLMSVNPGFGGQKFISRTLPKIKKLRSLIDQSGKDIRLEVDGGINEQNIKEISDAGADTFVMGSAIFNSDDYKKTISTVRNLIS, encoded by the coding sequence GTGAATAAGGTAATTGCTCCCTCTATTTTATCAGCAGACTTTGCTCGGCTAGGAGATGAGGTGAATGCAGTTTTAGATTCTGGCGCAGATTGGATACATTTTGATGTGATGGATAATCATTATGTGCCTAACCTTACAATCGGCCCAATGGTTTGTAAGTCTTTAAGAGATTTTGGAATAAAAGATTTTATCGATGTACATCTTATGGTGGAGCCAGTTGACGATTTAGTAAAAAAATTCGCTAAAGCTGGTGCTGATCTAATTTCATTTCACCCTGAAGCAAGTAATCATGTCGACAGAACTCTTGGAAAGATTAAAGATGCAGGCTGTCAGTCTGGTTTGGTTTTAAATCCAGCTAGCCCCTTGTCATTAATAGAGGATCTTTTAGAAGAAGTTGACTTAATTCTACTTATGTCGGTAAATCCAGGTTTTGGTGGACAAAAATTCATATCAAGGACTCTCCCAAAAATTAAAAAGCTTAGATCCTTGATCGATCAATCTGGCAAAGATATAAGGCTTGAGGTTGATGGAGGTATAAATGAGCAAAATATAAAAGAAATTTCTGACGCCGGCGCAGATACATTTGTAATGGGATCTGCAATTTTTAATTCTGATGATTATAAAAAAACAATTTCTACTGTTCGTAACCTTATTTCTTAA
- a CDS encoding DUF192 domain-containing protein, producing the protein MIIKKQFLLFVTLFLNFLLLAEKIKINNSVLEVVIADTKQSRNQGLMFIDSLDKNMGMFFVWPETSKKCMWMRNTKIPLSVAFIDENYLIREIKELKPLNLDSVCSRSESIKFALEVNQGWFVEKNIKIFNKIIVE; encoded by the coding sequence ATGATTATAAAAAAACAATTTCTACTGTTCGTAACCTTATTTCTTAACTTTTTACTACTTGCAGAAAAAATCAAGATAAATAATTCTGTATTAGAGGTCGTAATAGCTGATACCAAGCAATCTAGAAATCAAGGTCTAATGTTTATCGACTCTTTAGATAAAAATATGGGCATGTTTTTTGTATGGCCCGAGACTTCAAAAAAATGTATGTGGATGAGAAATACAAAAATTCCTTTATCAGTTGCTTTTATTGATGAAAATTATCTTATTAGAGAGATTAAAGAATTAAAGCCATTGAATCTAGATTCTGTTTGCTCAAGATCAGAGTCAATAAAATTTGCTTTGGAAGTGAATCAGGGATGGTTTGTTGAAAAAAATATTAAGATTTTTAACAAAATAATTGTTGAATAG
- the coq7 gene encoding 2-polyprenyl-3-methyl-6-methoxy-1,4-benzoquinone monooxygenase: MSLEEKIAGEFNHFLKIMNHKEEGKPDESLSEDEKRHSISLMRVNASGEVAAQALYRGQAFFAKSKKVKKHLLKAGEEEFRHLKWCDKRLKELGGRKSLLDPFYYAGSFTLGSIAAFFGDEKSLGFIEETEKQVVKHLEGHLDEMSPSDTKSREILKKMIDEEEEHGKEAKDHGGEELPTVVKGLMKITAKSMTTLSRYI; this comes from the coding sequence ATGAGTCTTGAAGAAAAAATTGCTGGCGAATTCAATCATTTTTTAAAAATTATGAATCATAAAGAAGAGGGAAAGCCAGATGAATCCCTTTCGGAAGATGAAAAGAGACACTCCATTTCACTTATGAGGGTCAATGCTTCAGGTGAGGTTGCTGCTCAAGCACTTTATAGGGGACAAGCATTTTTTGCTAAATCAAAGAAAGTAAAAAAACATCTCCTTAAAGCAGGTGAAGAAGAATTTAGACATTTAAAATGGTGTGATAAAAGATTGAAAGAACTTGGAGGCAGAAAGTCATTATTAGACCCATTTTATTACGCAGGTTCTTTTACACTGGGATCGATAGCAGCCTTTTTTGGGGATGAAAAAAGTCTGGGCTTTATAGAAGAAACAGAAAAACAAGTTGTTAAACACTTAGAAGGACATCTTGATGAAATGTCTCCAAGTGATACAAAAAGTCGTGAAATTCTCAAAAAAATGATTGATGAAGAGGAGGAACACGGCAAAGAAGCTAAAGATCATGGGGGAGAAGAGCTTCCTACAGTAGTTAAAGGTTTGATGAAAATCACTGCTAAATCAATGACAACATTAAGTAGATATATTTAA
- a CDS encoding 16S rRNA (uracil(1498)-N(3))-methyltransferase yields MSNDIAHFLDNSQIHYLKKVMKIKHDEKFYTFDGNGLRALCKLTSDSKLKVLEINQEKRKYHCSMIIPLLKKARFEYALQKCVELGIKNVITYISYKARDKYDFSKELTRLDRYKEIIKSAFLQSENYYLPDIEISEFLFDINFDNFKNPIFLDQNVSSNLNGDEDVDAIVVGGEFGYHEKEIEFLEKQKNIRSFSISSNILRVETAPVVALAKLN; encoded by the coding sequence ATGAGTAATGATATTGCTCATTTTTTAGACAATAGTCAAATACATTACTTAAAAAAAGTAATGAAAATTAAACATGACGAAAAGTTTTATACTTTTGATGGAAATGGATTAAGAGCGTTATGTAAACTGACTTCTGATTCAAAGTTAAAAGTTTTAGAAATAAATCAAGAAAAAAGAAAATACCATTGCAGTATGATAATTCCTTTATTAAAGAAAGCGAGATTTGAATATGCCCTTCAAAAATGTGTGGAGCTAGGCATTAAAAATGTGATTACATATATCTCTTATAAAGCTAGAGATAAATATGATTTTTCAAAAGAGCTCACTAGGCTTGATAGGTATAAGGAAATTATAAAATCAGCATTTCTTCAGTCTGAAAACTATTATTTACCTGATATAGAAATATCAGAATTTCTTTTCGATATTAATTTTGATAATTTTAAAAATCCTATTTTCTTAGATCAGAATGTAAGTTCAAATTTAAATGGAGATGAGGATGTTGATGCAATTGTTGTAGGCGGTGAATTTGGTTATCACGAAAAAGAAATTGAATTTTTAGAAAAACAAAAAAATATAAGAAGTTTTAGTATAAGTTCTAATATACTAAGAGTTGAGACTGCGCCTGTTGTTGCTCTTGCTAAATTAAATTAA